Proteins encoded within one genomic window of Streptomyces sp. NBC_01314:
- a CDS encoding carbohydrate ABC transporter permease, with protein MKHTTPLPDRRPVRDRNGAANAAAPPPAGATARRRPTSPQWAAWAFLAPVVLYLVLFYAYPLYRNIDLSLRNYTVRSFVQGDAPFTGLANYRTVLDDPAFAPALLHTAVFTTVCLVFQYAIGLALAVFFHQHFRLSATLRALFLVPWLLPLIVSASTWSWMLNSDSGIVNAVLHAVGTGPVNWLTSPSWSLASVIIANIWIGVPFNLVVLYSGLQSIPTSLYEAASLDGAGPWRRFWSITFPLLRPVSAITLLLGLVYTLKVFDIIWIMTKGGPADSSTTFATWSYQLGFGNLLPAFGPGAAVGNLLVVAALVFGLVYVRVQRKQALS; from the coding sequence ATGAAGCACACGACACCGTTGCCGGACCGCCGGCCCGTGCGCGACCGGAACGGAGCGGCGAACGCCGCCGCTCCGCCCCCGGCCGGCGCCACGGCCCGGCGCCGTCCCACCTCCCCACAGTGGGCCGCCTGGGCGTTCCTCGCCCCGGTCGTCCTCTACCTCGTCCTCTTCTACGCCTATCCGCTCTACCGCAACATCGACCTGAGCCTGCGGAACTACACCGTGCGCTCCTTCGTCCAGGGCGACGCGCCGTTCACGGGCCTGGCGAACTACCGGACCGTCCTCGACGACCCGGCCTTCGCCCCCGCACTCCTGCACACCGCGGTGTTCACCACCGTGTGCCTGGTCTTCCAGTACGCGATCGGCCTGGCGCTCGCGGTCTTCTTCCACCAGCACTTCCGGCTCTCGGCCACCCTTCGCGCCTTGTTCCTGGTGCCGTGGCTGCTGCCGCTGATCGTGTCGGCGTCCACCTGGTCGTGGATGCTGAACAGCGACTCCGGCATCGTCAACGCCGTACTGCACGCGGTCGGTACAGGCCCGGTGAACTGGCTGACCTCACCGTCCTGGTCACTGGCCTCGGTGATCATCGCCAACATCTGGATCGGCGTCCCCTTCAACCTCGTCGTGCTCTACAGCGGCCTGCAGTCCATCCCCACCAGCCTGTACGAGGCCGCCTCCCTTGACGGCGCGGGCCCCTGGCGACGCTTCTGGAGCATCACCTTCCCGCTCCTTCGTCCGGTGTCCGCCATCACCCTGCTGCTGGGCCTGGTCTACACGCTCAAGGTCTTCGACATCATCTGGATCATGACCAAGGGCGGTCCGGCGGACTCGTCCACGACCTTCGCCACCTGGTCCTACCAGCTCGGCTTCGGCAACCTGCTGCCCGCCTTCGGCCCCGGCGCGGCCGTCGGCAACCTGCTCGTCGTCGCCGCCCTGGTCTTCGGCCTGGTTTACGTCCGAGTCCAGCGAAAGCAGGCGCTGTCATGA
- a CDS encoding carbohydrate ABC transporter permease — MTSAQTVLNRRPRTWWKTVIGLLLTAVMLFPVYWMLNVSFTRDQDMRKSPPDLFPAHATLEGYRAVVDQQLPYLGTSLVIGLGTVALTVALAAPAGYALAKLRPRGGGVLNFVLLAAQMIPGIIMAMGFYAIYLQLGLLQSMPGLIVADSTLAVPFAVLIFTAFMSGIPGELLQAAKTDGAGPLRTFWSIVLPMSRNSIVTVSLFAFLWSWSDFIFASTLVNGGAHEPITLGIYQYIGNNNQEWNAIMATAVVASLPAAVILVLAQRYVAAGVTAGAVKD; from the coding sequence ATGACGAGTGCACAGACGGTCCTGAACCGGCGCCCCCGTACGTGGTGGAAGACGGTCATCGGTCTCCTGCTGACCGCGGTCATGCTGTTCCCGGTCTACTGGATGCTGAACGTGTCCTTCACCCGCGACCAGGACATGCGCAAGAGCCCGCCGGACCTGTTCCCCGCCCACGCCACGCTGGAGGGCTACCGGGCCGTCGTCGACCAGCAGTTGCCCTACCTCGGCACCAGCCTCGTCATCGGCCTGGGCACCGTGGCCCTGACCGTGGCGCTGGCCGCACCCGCCGGATACGCGCTGGCCAAACTGCGCCCGCGTGGCGGGGGAGTCCTCAACTTCGTCCTGCTGGCGGCCCAGATGATCCCCGGCATCATCATGGCGATGGGCTTCTACGCCATCTACCTCCAGCTCGGTCTGCTCCAGTCGATGCCCGGCCTGATCGTCGCCGACTCCACGCTGGCCGTCCCCTTCGCCGTACTCATCTTCACCGCGTTCATGTCCGGGATCCCCGGCGAACTGCTCCAGGCCGCGAAGACGGACGGAGCCGGTCCCCTGCGCACCTTCTGGTCTATCGTCCTGCCGATGAGCCGCAACTCGATCGTCACGGTCTCGTTGTTCGCCTTCCTGTGGTCCTGGTCCGACTTCATCTTCGCCAGCACCCTGGTCAACGGAGGTGCCCACGAGCCGATCACCCTCGGCATCTACCAGTACATCGGCAACAACAACCAGGAGTGGAACGCCATCATGGCCACCGCCGTCGTGGCCTCGCTGCCCGCCGCGGTCATCCTCGTCCTCGCCCAGCGCTACGTCGCCGCCGGCGTGACCGCCGGCGCCGTCAAGGACTGA
- a CDS encoding aldo/keto reductase: MKHIKLGSLDVSRIGLGTMGMSAFYTGHSTDDAESIRTIHRAFDLGVTFIDTAEVYGPFTNEELVGQAVKGRRDEVVVATKFGFLSHSGRAAGSLDSSPASIRTAVEGSLKRLGTDYIDLYYQHRVDPDTPIEDTVGTLAELVAEGKIRHIGLSEAGVQTIRRAHAVHPVTALQSEYSLWTRDPEAEVLPVLRELGIGFVPYSPLGHGFLTGQIRSTDDLADDDWRKTNPRFMGENFQRNLRVADEVKAVADEVGATPAQVALAWLLAQGDDIAPIPGTKRVERVEENTAADGIELSAEQIAKLDNLTPASGDSHNEAGKRLLER; encoded by the coding sequence ATGAAGCACATCAAGCTGGGGAGCCTGGACGTTTCCCGCATCGGTCTGGGCACAATGGGCATGAGCGCCTTCTACACCGGACACAGCACGGACGACGCCGAGTCGATCCGTACCATCCACCGGGCGTTCGACCTGGGCGTCACCTTCATCGACACCGCCGAGGTCTACGGGCCCTTCACCAACGAGGAACTCGTGGGCCAGGCCGTCAAGGGCCGTCGTGACGAGGTCGTCGTGGCGACGAAGTTCGGATTCCTCTCCCACAGCGGCCGCGCCGCCGGCTCCCTGGACAGCAGCCCCGCGAGCATCCGCACCGCGGTCGAGGGATCCCTGAAGCGGCTCGGCACCGACTACATCGACCTCTACTACCAGCACCGGGTCGACCCGGACACGCCCATCGAGGACACCGTCGGCACGCTGGCGGAACTGGTCGCCGAGGGCAAGATCCGCCACATCGGCCTGTCCGAGGCCGGCGTGCAGACGATCCGCCGTGCCCACGCCGTCCACCCGGTCACCGCCCTGCAGTCGGAATACTCCCTGTGGACCCGTGACCCGGAGGCGGAGGTGCTGCCGGTGCTGCGCGAGCTGGGAATCGGCTTCGTGCCCTACTCCCCGCTGGGCCACGGCTTCCTCACCGGCCAGATCCGCTCGACGGACGACCTCGCCGACGACGACTGGCGCAAGACCAACCCGCGTTTCATGGGCGAGAACTTCCAGCGCAACCTGCGCGTGGCCGACGAGGTCAAGGCCGTCGCCGACGAGGTCGGCGCCACCCCGGCGCAGGTGGCCCTCGCGTGGCTGCTCGCCCAGGGCGACGACATCGCCCCGATCCCCGGCACCAAGCGCGTCGAGCGCGTCGAGGAGAACACCGCCGCCGACGGCATCGAACTGAGCGCCGAGCAGATCGCCAAGCTCGACAACCTCACACCGGCCTCCGGCGACAGCCACAACGAGGCTGGCAAGCGGCTCCTGGAGCGCTGA
- a CDS encoding helix-turn-helix transcriptional regulator has protein sequence MTSQQEHGTELGRFLRARRAQVTPVEAGLTAGTGRRRTPGLRREELATLAGISVDYYVRLERGKENRPSPSVVDALARALLLEDEEHEHLRSLAALAARTASEPPPAPSRTVRPGVKLLLESLRPNPAYVVSRTFDLLAHNPAGLRLLPGIEDWPARQRNTARYSFLHPAAPEVFDDWKNSLRGCVARLRAVAGTDPDAPDLAQLVGELLLKSPEFARLWERYDVRGRAYGHKTYHHPEVGTLTLGYQSMQLEGTPGQRLVTYYAEPGTPEHDAIVLLDMTAQEHSAKASPRNGRFSATAPGEAPSSSL, from the coding sequence ATGACGAGTCAGCAGGAGCATGGCACCGAACTGGGGCGCTTCCTGCGCGCCCGCAGGGCCCAGGTGACCCCCGTCGAGGCCGGCCTGACCGCCGGCACCGGTCGGCGCCGCACGCCCGGGTTGCGCCGTGAGGAACTGGCCACCCTGGCCGGGATCAGCGTCGACTACTACGTCCGCCTGGAACGCGGCAAGGAGAACCGTCCCAGTCCCTCGGTGGTCGACGCCCTGGCCCGTGCCCTCTTGCTGGAAGACGAGGAGCACGAGCACCTGCGCAGCCTGGCCGCCCTCGCGGCACGGACCGCATCGGAGCCACCGCCGGCGCCCAGCCGCACTGTACGTCCCGGTGTGAAACTGCTGCTGGAGAGCCTGCGGCCCAACCCCGCCTACGTGGTCAGCCGCACTTTCGACCTGCTCGCCCACAACCCGGCCGGGCTGCGACTCCTCCCCGGCATCGAGGACTGGCCGGCCAGGCAGCGCAACACCGCGCGCTACTCGTTCCTCCACCCTGCGGCCCCCGAGGTGTTCGACGACTGGAAGAACTCGCTGCGCGGCTGTGTGGCACGCCTGCGCGCCGTGGCCGGCACCGATCCCGATGCCCCCGACCTCGCCCAGCTCGTCGGTGAACTCCTCCTCAAGAGCCCGGAGTTCGCCCGCCTCTGGGAACGGTACGACGTCCGAGGACGCGCATACGGCCACAAGACCTATCACCACCCGGAGGTCGGCACCCTCACCCTGGGCTACCAGTCCATGCAACTGGAGGGCACCCCTGGCCAGCGCCTGGTCACGTACTACGCCGAGCCCGGCACACCCGAGCACGACGCGATCGTCCTCCTCGACATGACCGCGCAAGAGCACTCCGCGAAGGCTTCGCCCCGCAACGGCCGGTTTTCGGCAACCGCTCCGGGCGAGGCACCGTCATCTTCGCTCTGA
- a CDS encoding flavodoxin, whose amino-acid sequence MTNTTRRKFLALAAVTLAGGSAAGCSIVGGASEALGDSESSKTAPPLDKSRTLVAYFSMPETDDPNNMTGDEESSTHVVDGKVLGNTQHVAQIIGESTGARVFRIETAEELPLDHKTLSDLALKQQEENERPKLKTLIPNLEEYDTVFIGYPIWWYGLPMPVYTFLEQHDFSKKNIILFSTHGGSRLSGTVDIVTEKLADSTVISNAFTISRDDMGSAEAEVGDWLDSLGVS is encoded by the coding sequence ATGACAAACACTACGCGCCGGAAATTTCTTGCACTGGCCGCCGTCACATTGGCGGGAGGTAGCGCCGCAGGCTGCTCAATAGTAGGAGGGGCAAGCGAGGCGCTCGGCGATTCCGAATCCTCGAAAACCGCTCCTCCGCTGGACAAGTCGCGTACTTTGGTCGCCTATTTTTCAATGCCGGAAACCGATGACCCGAACAACATGACCGGAGACGAGGAGAGCAGTACTCACGTCGTTGACGGCAAGGTTCTCGGAAACACCCAGCACGTCGCTCAAATCATTGGGGAGAGCACGGGCGCCAGAGTGTTCCGCATCGAGACAGCAGAGGAGTTGCCCCTTGATCACAAAACGCTGTCGGATCTTGCACTCAAACAGCAGGAAGAAAACGAAAGGCCGAAACTCAAGACTCTGATCCCGAACCTCGAAGAGTATGACACCGTGTTCATCGGTTATCCGATCTGGTGGTACGGTCTGCCGATGCCGGTGTACACATTCCTTGAGCAGCACGATTTCAGCAAAAAGAACATCATCCTGTTCAGTACCCATGGTGGAAGCCGCCTGTCGGGAACTGTTGATATCGTCACCGAAAAGCTTGCTGATTCAACCGTGATCAGTAATGCGTTCACGATCTCGCGAGACGACATGGGCAGTGCAGAGGCGGAGGTGGGTGATTGGCTCGACAGTCTCGGGGTTTCATGA
- a CDS encoding FAD-binding oxidoreductase yields the protein MLRKLLFWSFAVAFPLPLVLTYDLVADEPERLKFYIFLGLIAYTWWLLSIVLSVRPSWLHRFVGLPSIYGLHGALGVLALAAAYTHSDNSYSPNSLARILGDWAFYGALAVLCYSVFFMSGWFVDRSRLLLAVKRLLETVFRRRLSLWIHRLNLVIVAMIWLHAHLLVRVNQYFAFMVLFDLYTVMALGIYVWKKWIAPDTYLMGTVTSNDTRGGATRRVSVGLDSKATTLQPGDFFFLSFEGSSSVSREWHPFSVTDDNRKALSFTIRQHGDFTRRLDNVEVGTRVRLEGPFGRFESIIQGRDREAPLVLVGMGAGVAPLLSLAAAHHTTRKIHLLWAVRNPEDAYYRDVLEEYQAASGGQLQVTINVGRFRREDLAGTLSAEAVAKGAFFIVGPNPAVLANQRLLRRIGVSARRIHQERLTM from the coding sequence ATGCTACGTAAACTGCTGTTCTGGAGCTTCGCGGTGGCGTTTCCGCTCCCGCTGGTGCTCACCTATGATCTCGTGGCCGATGAACCCGAACGCCTGAAGTTCTATATCTTCCTCGGCTTGATTGCCTATACATGGTGGCTGTTGTCCATCGTGCTCAGTGTGAGACCGTCCTGGCTGCACCGTTTCGTGGGACTTCCGTCCATCTACGGCTTGCATGGGGCACTCGGCGTACTGGCACTCGCTGCGGCCTATACGCACAGTGACAACTCCTACTCACCGAACAGCCTGGCCCGCATTCTGGGAGATTGGGCGTTCTACGGGGCCCTCGCAGTGCTGTGCTACTCGGTGTTCTTCATGAGCGGGTGGTTCGTCGACAGGTCGAGACTGCTGCTGGCGGTCAAGAGACTCCTGGAGACTGTCTTCCGTCGCCGGCTTTCCCTGTGGATTCATCGACTCAACCTGGTGATCGTGGCGATGATCTGGCTGCACGCCCACCTACTCGTGAGAGTCAACCAGTACTTTGCGTTCATGGTGCTGTTTGATCTGTACACGGTGATGGCACTCGGCATCTACGTCTGGAAGAAATGGATCGCGCCCGACACGTATCTGATGGGGACCGTCACAAGCAACGACACGCGCGGCGGGGCGACCCGCAGGGTGTCGGTGGGTCTCGACAGCAAAGCGACGACCTTGCAGCCAGGTGACTTCTTCTTCCTCAGCTTCGAGGGGTCTTCTTCCGTGAGCAGAGAATGGCATCCCTTCTCAGTCACCGACGACAACCGGAAGGCTCTGAGTTTCACGATTCGGCAGCACGGAGACTTCACTCGCCGCCTCGACAATGTCGAAGTGGGAACCCGCGTCCGCCTGGAGGGGCCATTCGGCCGCTTCGAATCGATCATCCAAGGGCGGGACCGTGAAGCCCCGCTCGTCCTCGTCGGGATGGGCGCGGGCGTGGCGCCTCTTCTCAGCCTGGCAGCAGCTCACCACACCACGCGAAAGATTCACCTGCTGTGGGCTGTGCGTAACCCGGAAGACGCCTATTACCGTGACGTGCTCGAGGAGTACCAGGCGGCGTCAGGTGGCCAGCTGCAGGTCACCATCAATGTTGGCCGGTTCCGACGCGAAGACCTTGCCGGCACTCTGTCCGCGGAGGCAGTTGCAAAGGGCGCGTTCTTCATCGTGGGTCCGAACCCCGCCGTGTTGGCAAACCAGCGTCTACTGCGACGCATCGGAGTCTCTGCACGGCGAATACACCAAGAACGCCTCACCATGTAG
- a CDS encoding helix-turn-helix domain-containing protein, with the protein MTGRNNPYDTNRDMRDDFRAEIREFLGSRRARVTPEQAGLPSYGGDRRRVNGLRREEVALLAGISSEYYTRLERGNATGVSESVIDGIAQALRLDEAERIHLLDLLRGAGTTRPPRRKPAQQRVRPAVQRVLDSMTGTPAFVLSGRLDILAANALGRALFSPAYADPARPPNNARFVFLDPHAPEFFRDWDQVANDVVAMLRAEAGRDAYDRRLTDLIGELSTRSEDFRRRWAAHNVRIHTTGLKRLHHPVVGDLDLPFETFPLGGDASQSLLTYTAEPASRSQDALNLLASWAATNDDIDESEPVNDSEPAGSAETSD; encoded by the coding sequence ATGACAGGCAGAAACAACCCCTATGACACCAATCGCGATATGCGTGATGATTTCCGTGCAGAGATCCGGGAATTCCTGGGCTCGCGACGGGCCAGGGTCACACCCGAGCAGGCCGGACTGCCCTCGTACGGGGGAGACCGTCGGCGGGTCAACGGGCTGCGCCGGGAGGAGGTCGCCCTGCTCGCGGGCATCTCCAGCGAGTACTACACCCGGCTGGAGCGCGGCAACGCCACCGGCGTCTCCGAGAGCGTCATCGACGGCATCGCGCAGGCACTGCGGCTCGACGAGGCCGAGCGCATCCACCTGCTCGACCTCCTGCGCGGCGCCGGCACGACCCGTCCCCCGCGCCGCAAGCCCGCCCAGCAGCGCGTCCGGCCCGCGGTACAGCGTGTCCTCGACTCGATGACCGGAACGCCCGCGTTCGTCCTCAGCGGACGCCTGGACATCCTGGCCGCCAACGCCCTCGGGCGGGCGCTGTTCTCCCCGGCCTACGCCGACCCGGCGCGGCCGCCCAACAACGCGCGGTTCGTCTTCCTCGACCCGCACGCACCCGAGTTCTTCCGCGACTGGGACCAGGTCGCCAACGACGTCGTCGCCATGCTGCGCGCCGAGGCCGGCCGCGACGCCTACGACCGGCGCCTGACCGACCTGATCGGGGAACTGTCCACCCGCAGCGAGGACTTCCGTCGCCGCTGGGCCGCCCACAACGTCCGCATCCACACCACCGGCCTGAAGCGCCTACACCACCCGGTCGTCGGCGACCTGGACCTGCCCTTCGAGACCTTCCCTCTCGGGGGCGACGCCAGCCAGAGCCTCCTCACCTACACCGCCGAGCCCGCGTCACGTTCGCAGGACGCCCTGAACCTGCTGGCCAGCTGGGCCGCCACCAACGACGACATCGACGAGTCCGAACCGGTCAACGACTCCGAGCCGGCTGGGTCGGCCGAGACCTCCGACTGA
- a CDS encoding ester cyclase: MRRYTKPAVVVTALGALGLAAFGSGAADAAGGNAGSGSSPRVTAESVSWNHGTAQVNKRVMQRFTSEFLPTGDPALARKFISPNIVMHFGGTTQQGRDTYLGIVAANMKAFPDLKWTVEDMRAEGDTVAIRYTMTGTHEGPFAGVEGTGKKIHAESFAFYRLSHGKIVEERAQLDMLGILTQMGAIPAA, from the coding sequence ATGCGTCGATACACCAAGCCTGCCGTCGTCGTCACGGCGCTGGGAGCGCTCGGCCTCGCGGCCTTCGGATCGGGTGCCGCGGACGCGGCCGGCGGCAACGCCGGCTCCGGCTCGTCGCCTCGCGTCACGGCCGAGTCCGTCTCGTGGAACCACGGAACCGCGCAGGTGAACAAGCGCGTCATGCAGCGTTTCACCAGTGAGTTCCTGCCCACCGGCGATCCTGCTCTGGCGAGGAAGTTCATCAGCCCGAACATCGTCATGCACTTCGGCGGAACGACACAGCAGGGCCGGGACACCTACCTCGGCATCGTCGCCGCGAACATGAAGGCCTTCCCCGACCTCAAGTGGACGGTGGAGGACATGCGGGCCGAGGGCGACACCGTGGCCATCCGCTACACCATGACCGGCACGCACGAGGGCCCCTTCGCAGGAGTCGAGGGCACGGGCAAGAAGATCCACGCGGAGAGCTTCGCGTTCTACCGCCTGTCCCACGGCAAGATCGTCGAGGAGCGCGCCCAGCTCGACATGCTCGGCATCCTCACGCAGATGGGCGCCATCCCCGCCGCGTAG
- a CDS encoding SDR family NAD(P)-dependent oxidoreductase, with amino-acid sequence MATKLSGTVALVTGASSGIGAATARRLAEDGASVALVARRKDRLIELAAEIEKAGGIALVVEADITDRAQAEAAVQRTVEHFGRLDTLVNNAGLMLLGPVVGADADEWERMIAVNVQGLLYTTRAALPHLLKAAEDGSRRVADIVNISSIAGRVAWNGYGVYNLTKFGVNGFTEALRQEVTQRHVRVGVLEPGGVETELGSHNDHKPEVRDAIGAFYEQTEVLAPDDIADGVAYMVTRPRHASIGELWIMPTDQA; translated from the coding sequence ATGGCAACGAAGCTGTCCGGCACTGTCGCGCTCGTCACCGGTGCGAGCAGCGGTATCGGCGCCGCCACCGCCCGCCGGCTCGCCGAGGACGGCGCCTCCGTCGCCCTCGTGGCCCGCCGCAAGGACCGTCTGATCGAGCTCGCCGCCGAGATCGAGAAGGCCGGCGGCATCGCCCTGGTCGTGGAAGCGGACATCACCGACCGAGCTCAGGCCGAGGCCGCCGTACAGCGGACCGTCGAGCACTTCGGACGCCTGGACACCCTGGTCAACAACGCCGGCCTGATGCTCCTGGGCCCCGTTGTCGGCGCGGACGCCGACGAATGGGAGCGCATGATCGCCGTCAACGTCCAGGGTCTGCTTTACACCACCCGCGCTGCCCTCCCGCACCTGCTCAAGGCCGCCGAGGACGGGTCGCGCCGGGTCGCCGACATCGTCAACATCAGCTCGATCGCCGGCCGTGTCGCCTGGAACGGCTACGGCGTCTACAACCTCACCAAGTTCGGTGTGAACGGCTTCACCGAAGCCCTGCGCCAGGAAGTCACCCAGCGCCACGTCCGCGTCGGCGTCCTGGAGCCCGGCGGCGTGGAAACCGAGCTCGGCTCGCACAACGACCACAAGCCCGAGGTCCGCGACGCGATCGGCGCCTTCTACGAGCAGACCGAGGTCCTCGCCCCCGACGACATCGCGGACGGCGTCGCCTACATGGTCACCCGTCCCCGCCATGCCTCCATCGGCGAACTGTGGATCATGCCCACCGACCAGGCCTGA
- a CDS encoding SDR family oxidoreductase codes for MSKVILVTGAGRGLGTDIVREALAAGHQVVATGRRPDQVEKTLGGPQDNLLVTKLDVTSLEDAEAAAQAAVDRFGRIDVLINNAGNFFAGYFEEITPAQMRQQIETNLFGPMNVTRAILPVMRKQRSGHVITLSSSAGIIGQEFCVAYAASKFGVEGWMESLRYDVEPYGIHTTVVEPGFFRTELLVDASTTWPEPTIDDYAERTTATITAWKSMNGQQSGDPAKLARALLTITAQDKPLQRFVAGADAIEGVTAKARELLAQAEASRELGANLAHDDTNA; via the coding sequence ATGAGCAAGGTCATTCTCGTCACCGGTGCCGGACGTGGTCTGGGCACGGACATCGTCCGTGAGGCCCTCGCCGCCGGGCACCAGGTCGTCGCCACCGGCCGCCGCCCCGACCAGGTCGAGAAGACCCTCGGAGGTCCGCAGGACAACCTGCTGGTCACCAAGCTCGATGTCACCAGCCTCGAGGACGCCGAGGCCGCCGCGCAGGCCGCCGTCGACCGCTTCGGCCGCATCGACGTGCTGATCAACAACGCCGGGAACTTCTTCGCCGGCTACTTCGAGGAGATCACGCCCGCGCAGATGCGCCAGCAGATCGAGACCAACCTCTTCGGCCCCATGAACGTCACCCGCGCGATCCTGCCCGTGATGCGCAAGCAGCGCTCCGGGCACGTCATCACCCTGTCCTCCTCCGCAGGAATCATCGGCCAGGAGTTCTGCGTCGCCTACGCCGCCTCCAAGTTCGGCGTCGAGGGCTGGATGGAGTCACTGCGCTACGACGTCGAGCCGTACGGCATCCACACCACGGTCGTGGAGCCCGGCTTCTTCCGCACCGAGCTGCTCGTGGACGCCTCCACCACCTGGCCCGAGCCGACCATCGACGACTATGCCGAGCGCACGACGGCCACCATCACCGCATGGAAGAGCATGAACGGCCAGCAGAGCGGCGACCCCGCCAAACTCGCCCGCGCCCTGCTCACCATCACCGCCCAGGACAAGCCCCTGCAGCGCTTCGTCGCCGGAGCCGACGCCATCGAAGGCGTCACCGCCAAAGCCCGCGAACTCCTCGCCCAGGCCGAAGCCTCCCGCGAACTCGGCGCCAACCTCGCCCACGACGACACCAACGCCTGA
- a CDS encoding glucose 1-dehydrogenase — protein sequence MNPTYDFENKVALVTGAASGMGLATARAFAEAGAAVVLADVDKEAVNWATEELTSAGHRAIGVVCDVTDESQTAAMVERAVTTFGRLDMAFNNAGVQVPPSDAADEPAENFDHVNAVNLRGVWASMKHELRQMREQGSGAIVNCSSLGGLLGMPQRAAYHASKHGVIGLTKSAAVEYAPRGIRINAVCPGVIDTPMAAGMLESQADAMAEIMKEQSIGRLGRADEVAAAVLWLCSPGASLVVGVALPVDGGFTAH from the coding sequence ATGAACCCGACCTACGACTTCGAGAACAAGGTGGCACTCGTCACGGGCGCGGCGTCTGGCATGGGACTCGCGACGGCCCGCGCCTTCGCCGAGGCCGGAGCCGCCGTCGTGCTGGCGGACGTGGACAAGGAGGCCGTGAATTGGGCGACCGAGGAACTCACCTCGGCCGGCCACCGGGCGATCGGCGTCGTCTGCGACGTCACGGACGAAAGCCAGACGGCCGCGATGGTGGAACGCGCGGTCACGACATTCGGCCGTCTGGACATGGCGTTCAACAACGCCGGTGTGCAGGTACCGCCCAGTGACGCGGCCGACGAGCCGGCCGAGAACTTCGACCACGTGAACGCGGTCAACCTGCGCGGCGTCTGGGCCAGCATGAAGCACGAGCTTCGCCAGATGCGAGAGCAGGGCAGCGGTGCCATCGTCAACTGCTCGTCCCTGGGCGGGCTCCTGGGCATGCCACAACGCGCGGCCTATCACGCGTCCAAGCACGGCGTGATCGGCCTGACCAAGAGCGCCGCCGTCGAGTACGCCCCCAGGGGGATCAGGATCAACGCCGTGTGCCCCGGAGTGATCGACACTCCCATGGCCGCGGGCATGCTCGAGAGCCAGGCCGACGCCATGGCGGAGATCATGAAAGAGCAGTCGATCGGAAGGCTTGGTCGAGCGGACGAGGTCGCCGCAGCCGTTCTCTGGCTGTGCAGTCCGGGAGCCAGCCTCGTGGTCGGTGTCGCTCTCCCCGTCGACGGCGGCTTCACCGCTCACTGA
- a CDS encoding (2Fe-2S)-binding protein, translated as MSTELTESAVPPPTDPSADSPSAPSRRTFIATTTAVGGAVVAGGLVTGSPLLGAGEAVAAEAPPSSRVSLTVNGKRHTVTVDNRTSLLDLLREHLDLPGSKKGCNAGACGACTVLVDGRRVNSCLTLAVRLEGAEVTTIEGLAPGGEDGELHPLQKAFIEEDAFQCGYCTPGQIMSGVGCIQEGHTGSKDEIREWMSGNICRCGCYVKIVRAVEQTAQGK; from the coding sequence ATGTCCACTGAACTCACCGAGTCAGCTGTTCCTCCCCCCACCGATCCCTCTGCCGATTCTCCTTCGGCACCGTCCCGGCGCACGTTCATCGCGACGACCACCGCGGTCGGGGGCGCTGTCGTCGCCGGGGGCCTGGTCACCGGCTCGCCCCTGCTGGGTGCCGGGGAAGCGGTCGCCGCCGAGGCGCCACCGAGCAGTCGCGTCTCGCTGACCGTCAACGGCAAGCGGCACACCGTCACGGTCGACAACCGGACCTCACTCCTCGACCTGCTCCGCGAGCACCTGGATCTACCCGGCTCGAAGAAGGGCTGCAACGCCGGGGCGTGCGGGGCATGCACGGTGCTGGTCGACGGGCGGCGGGTCAACTCCTGTCTGACGTTGGCAGTCCGGTTGGAGGGCGCCGAGGTCACGACCATCGAAGGCCTCGCCCCCGGGGGTGAGGACGGTGAACTGCACCCGCTGCAGAAGGCGTTCATCGAAGAGGACGCCTTCCAGTGCGGCTACTGCACGCCCGGACAGATCATGTCCGGCGTCGGCTGCATCCAGGAGGGCCACACCGGCTCCAAGGACGAGATCCGGGAGTGGATGAGCGGCAACATCTGCCGCTGCGGTTGCTACGTCAAGATCGTGCGCGCGGTCGAGCAGACCGCCCAAGGGAAATGA